The following proteins come from a genomic window of Eretmochelys imbricata isolate rEreImb1 chromosome 11, rEreImb1.hap1, whole genome shotgun sequence:
- the NEUROD1 gene encoding neurogenic differentiation factor 1, with protein MTKSYSESGLMGEPQGPPSWTDECLSSQDEEHEVDKKEEDLEAMQAETEEDSLRNGEEEDEDDDLEEEEEEEEEEEDDDQKPKRRGPKKKKMTKARMERFKLRRMKANARERNRMHGLNAALDNLRKVVPCYSKTQKLSKIETLRLAKNYIWALSEILRSGKSPDLVSFVQTLCKGLSQPTTNLVAGCLQLNPRTFLPEQNQDMPPHMQPASASFPVHPYAYQSPGLPSPPYGTMDSSHIFHVKPPHSFGATLEPFFESTLTDCTSPSFDGPLSPPLSINGNFSFKHEPSNEFDKNYAFTMHYPAATLAGASGHGSIFSGSASRCEIPMDNIMPYESHSHHERVMSAQLNAIFHD; from the coding sequence ATGACCAAATCGTACAGCGAGAGCGGGCTGATGGGGGAGCCCCAGGGTCCCCCGAGCTGGACCGATGAGTGCCTCAGCTCTCAGGACGAGGAACACGAGGTGGACAAGAAAGAGGAGGATCTCGAAGCCATGCAAGCCGAGACCGAAGAGGACTCGCTGAGAAATGgcgaggaggaggatgaagacgACGACttagaggaagaggaggaagaagaggaagaggaagaagacgATGATCAAAAGCCCAAAAGACGGGGTcccaagaagaagaagatgactAAGGCGCGCATGGAGAGGTTCAAGCTGAGGCGCATGAAGGCTAATGCCCGGGAGCGGAACCGCATGCATGGGCTGAACGCGGCTCTGGACAACCTGCGCAAGGTGGTGCCCTGTTACTCCAAGACGCAGAAGCTCTCCAAGATCGAGACCCTGCGCTTGGCCAAGAACTATATCTGGGCGCTCTCCGAGATCCTGCGCTCCGGCAAGAGCCCGGACCTCGTTTCATTTGTACAGACCCTGTGCAAGGGCTTGTCCCAACCCACTACCAACTTAGTAGCCGGCTGCCTCCAGCTCAACCCCAGGACTTTCCTTCCCGAGCAGAACCAAGACATGCCGCCCCACATGCAGCCGGCCAGTGCTTCCTTCCCAGTGCATCCTTACGCCTACCAGTCCCCGGGTCTTCCCAGTCCGCCCTATGGCACCATGGACAGCTCCCATATCTTCCACGTGAAGCCTCCGCACTCGTTTGGGGCTACTCTGGAGCCATTTTTTGAAAGCACCCTCACTGATTGCACCAGCCCTTCCTTTGACGGACCCCTCAGCCCGCCCCTCAGCATCAATGGGAACTTCTCTTTCAAACATGAACCTTCCAACGAGTTCGATAAAAATTATGCCTTTACCATGCACTATCCCGCAGCTACTCTGGCAGGAGCCTCAGGCCACGGATCAATCTTCTCTGGCTCTGCCTCTCGCTGTGAGATCCCCATGGACAACATTATGCCCTATGAGAGCCATTCCCATCACGAACGAGTCATGAGTGCCCAGCTCAATGCCATCTTTCACGATTAA